One part of the Pseudemcibacter aquimaris genome encodes these proteins:
- a CDS encoding phosphoribosyl-ATP diphosphatase: MSNNSEILEALANVIESRIGGDAEKSYVAKLFTKGRKKIAQKVGEEAVELCIAAADNDKDEAVSESADLIFHMMVLWADMGIKPEDIYNELASREGLSGIEEKKSRGDN, from the coding sequence ATGTCGAACAATAGTGAAATACTTGAAGCCTTAGCGAACGTGATCGAAAGCCGCATAGGCGGTGACGCGGAAAAGAGCTATGTTGCAAAACTCTTTACAAAGGGCCGCAAAAAAATCGCACAAAAAGTGGGTGAAGAGGCAGTAGAGCTTTGTATCGCGGCGGCGGATAATGATAAGGATGAGGCCGTATCAGAATCGGCTGATCTTATTTTTCACATGATGGTTCTTTGGGCGGATATGGGGATTAAGCCAGAAGATATTTATAATGAATTGGCATCGCGTGAGGGCCTTTCCGGTATTGAAGAGAAAAAATCAAGAGGGGATAATTAA
- the hisH gene encoding imidazole glycerol phosphate synthase subunit HisH, translating to MKTVIIDYGSGNLRSAEKSVVRAALDNGIKADISVTSSPDDVKSADRIILPGVGAYADCMAGLSALDGMRDALEESVHAEGKPFLGICVGMQLLSTAGLEYGRTEGLGWIDGDVKEIKVNDPALKVPHMGWNNLELDSDHPVLDGIKSGEHAYFVHSYHFEAADPNSVLAHVDYDGKIAAIVGRDNILGTQFHPEKSQSVGLKLLENFLKWTP from the coding sequence ATGAAAACCGTTATTATTGATTATGGATCAGGGAACTTGCGGTCTGCTGAAAAATCAGTCGTCCGCGCGGCCCTTGATAATGGGATAAAGGCCGACATTTCGGTGACCTCATCCCCTGATGATGTAAAATCCGCTGACAGAATTATTCTGCCGGGTGTTGGTGCTTATGCTGATTGTATGGCGGGTCTTTCCGCGCTTGATGGCATGCGTGATGCACTGGAAGAAAGCGTTCATGCAGAGGGTAAACCATTTCTTGGTATATGTGTGGGAATGCAGCTTTTAAGCACGGCCGGTCTTGAATACGGCAGAACCGAAGGGCTCGGCTGGATTGATGGTGATGTAAAAGAAATCAAGGTCAATGATCCCGCACTTAAAGTGCCGCACATGGGTTGGAATAACCTTGAACTTGATAGTGATCATCCGGTGCTGGACGGTATTAAATCCGGTGAACATGCTTATTTCGTTCACAGTTATCATTTTGAAGCGGCTGATCCGAACAGCGTTCTTGCACATGTGGATTATGATGGTAAAATCGCAGCCATTGTGGGACGTGACAACATTTTAGGAACACAGTTCCACCCGGAAAAAAGCCAAAGTGTTGGACTTAAGTTACTAGAAAACTTTTTGAAATGGACACCATAA
- a CDS encoding histidine triad nucleotide-binding protein: MAYDQENIFAKILRGEIPNATVYEDEYALAFKDINPQAPVHVLVIPKGEYVSMADFSANAPAELVTGFIRAVGETARQLGLEEGGYRLIANTGANAHQEVPHLHYHILSGRPLGPMLSR, from the coding sequence ATGGCATATGATCAAGAAAATATTTTTGCAAAAATTCTGCGCGGTGAAATTCCAAATGCAACCGTTTACGAAGATGAATATGCCCTTGCGTTTAAAGATATTAATCCGCAAGCGCCGGTTCATGTGCTTGTCATCCCTAAGGGTGAATATGTCAGCATGGCAGATTTTAGTGCCAATGCCCCTGCGGAACTGGTTACGGGTTTCATTCGCGCAGTTGGTGAAACCGCAAGACAATTGGGTCTAGAAGAAGGCGGTTACCGCCTAATCGCAAATACAGGTGCGAACGCCCATCAGGAAGTACCGCACCTGCATTATCATATTTTAAGTGGAAGACCGCTTGGCCCGATGCTTAGCCGTTAA
- a CDS encoding EI24 domain-containing protein: MKPLLTALERTGQQIFDRPFMKVFLLGLLTTIGAIIISYLGANEIMKNVPGYQSDWQWWEDFINWIMGYVVDVAFFVILFFFFAPISTVFISIYLDDIIDCVEDRFYPDHKAGKRLGVGHLAFLATRLLFYIVILNILVIPLYIFFFWVPFFPLIVFYFLNSYLLGWGYYEMVAVRHLGIKEAGVHRKSIRGVILTAGLVMTILFMVPIVQLVVPILGAAMMCHLFHLSRYNYI, encoded by the coding sequence GTGAAGCCATTACTCACGGCACTTGAACGTACAGGACAACAAATTTTTGACCGTCCTTTTATGAAAGTTTTCCTATTGGGGTTACTCACCACAATTGGTGCCATCATTATTTCCTATCTGGGCGCCAATGAAATCATGAAAAATGTGCCGGGCTATCAATCAGACTGGCAATGGTGGGAAGATTTCATTAACTGGATCATGGGATATGTGGTTGATGTTGCGTTTTTCGTCATTCTGTTCTTTTTCTTTGCGCCCATATCCACCGTTTTTATTTCCATCTATCTGGATGATATTATTGATTGCGTCGAAGATCGTTTTTATCCAGATCATAAGGCTGGTAAAAGACTTGGGGTAGGGCATTTGGCTTTCCTCGCGACAAGGCTTTTATTTTACATTGTGATCCTTAATATTCTGGTGATCCCGCTTTATATTTTCTTTTTCTGGGTGCCGTTTTTCCCGTTAATTGTTTTCTATTTCTTAAATAGTTATTTACTGGGATGGGGTTATTATGAAATGGTCGCGGTCAGGCATTTAGGCATTAAAGAAGCCGGCGTTCATAGAAAATCAATACGTGGTGTGATATTAACGGCTGGACTAGTGATGACCATTTTGTTTATGGTGCCGATCGTGCAACTTGTAGTGCCGATACTTGGTGCCGCAATGATGTGTCATTTGTTTCA
- the hisB gene encoding imidazoleglycerol-phosphate dehydratase HisB: protein MRTATVERTTKETSVSVSVNLDGEGKYDIETGVGFLDHMMEQLSRHSLVDITIRAKGDTHIDFHHITEDVGIVVGQAIAKALGDLRGITRYGNAIIPMDETCTRCSIDISGRPYTVFMVEFTRDKLGDMDTELFLEWFRAFAHGAGMTLHVENMYGVNNHHIIESSYKALARAMRQAIEIDPRKSDAIPSTKGMIGDKTD from the coding sequence ATGCGCACAGCAACAGTAGAGCGCACCACAAAAGAAACATCTGTTTCTGTTAGTGTTAACCTTGATGGTGAAGGCAAGTATGACATTGAAACCGGTGTTGGTTTTCTCGATCATATGATGGAACAGCTTTCCCGTCATAGCCTGGTTGATATTACCATTCGTGCGAAAGGGGATACCCATATCGATTTTCATCATATCACAGAAGATGTCGGCATCGTGGTTGGACAAGCAATTGCCAAGGCGCTTGGTGATCTGCGCGGAATTACTCGTTACGGTAACGCAATCATTCCTATGGATGAAACATGTACGCGTTGTTCCATCGATATTTCCGGTCGTCCTTATACTGTGTTTATGGTTGAATTTACCCGTGATAAATTGGGTGATATGGATACGGAATTATTCCTTGAATGGTTCCGCGCATTTGCACATGGCGCGGGTATGACGCTTCATGTTGAAAATATGTATGGCGTCAATAACCACCATATTATTGAAAGTTCATATAAGGCACTTGCACGCGCCATGCGTCAGGCCATTGAAATTGATCCGCGTAAGTCGGATGCAATTCCATCCACCAAAGGTATGATTGGCGATAAAACGGATTAA
- the hslU gene encoding ATP-dependent protease ATPase subunit HslU, whose product MTSFSPREIVSELDRYIIGQNKAKRAVAIALRNRWRRQQLDDQMKEEVLPKNILMIGPTGVGKTEISRRLAKLANAPFVKVEATKFTEVGYVGRDVEQIIRDLMEISIALIREKKKKTVTSKAELSAEERVLDALVGETASADTRQKFRKMLREGQLDDKEIEVDVVESQTANMPSFDIPGMPGASMGMLNLGDLLGGGFGQKTEKKKMTVAEAHDVLVGDEADKLIDEDGIIREAIETTEQSGIVFIDEIDKIAGKANRNSGEVSREGVQRDLLPLIEGCTVSTKHGNVKTDHILFISSGAFSVAKPSDLLPELQGRLPIRVELDALTEDDFKHILVEPDFSLIKQYVALLGTEDVKLNFTDDGIAEIARMSANINENVENIGARRLHTVLERILDEISFEATDMAETEITINAKYIKDHIGDLVDTTDLSKFIL is encoded by the coding sequence ATGACATCTTTTTCACCACGTGAAATCGTATCCGAACTCGACCGTTATATTATTGGTCAGAATAAAGCCAAACGCGCCGTTGCAATCGCCCTAAGAAACCGTTGGCGCAGACAGCAACTTGATGATCAAATGAAGGAAGAAGTACTTCCAAAAAACATTCTTATGATCGGGCCAACTGGTGTTGGTAAGACGGAAATCTCAAGAAGACTTGCAAAACTTGCTAATGCCCCGTTTGTTAAAGTCGAAGCAACCAAATTCACCGAAGTGGGTTATGTTGGCCGCGATGTTGAACAAATCATCCGTGATTTGATGGAAATTTCAATCGCACTGATCCGTGAAAAGAAAAAGAAAACAGTCACCAGTAAAGCGGAACTTTCCGCAGAAGAACGCGTTCTTGATGCCCTTGTCGGTGAAACAGCAAGCGCAGATACAAGACAGAAATTCAGAAAAATGCTTCGTGAAGGTCAGCTAGACGACAAAGAAATCGAAGTCGACGTTGTTGAAAGCCAAACTGCAAATATGCCATCCTTTGACATTCCGGGCATGCCGGGCGCCAGCATGGGTATGTTAAACCTTGGTGATCTGCTTGGTGGTGGTTTCGGTCAAAAAACCGAAAAGAAAAAAATGACCGTTGCAGAAGCACATGACGTGCTTGTCGGTGATGAAGCGGATAAGCTAATTGATGAAGACGGCATCATCCGCGAAGCCATCGAAACGACCGAACAATCAGGCATCGTATTTATTGATGAGATTGACAAAATCGCCGGTAAAGCAAACCGAAACAGCGGTGAAGTTAGCCGCGAAGGCGTTCAGCGTGATTTATTACCGTTGATTGAAGGATGTACGGTATCCACAAAACACGGCAACGTAAAAACGGATCATATCCTGTTTATTTCATCAGGCGCCTTTTCAGTGGCAAAGCCATCTGACCTATTACCTGAATTACAAGGCCGTCTTCCAATTCGTGTTGAGCTTGATGCGCTTACCGAAGATGACTTTAAACATATTCTTGTTGAACCGGACTTCAGCTTGATTAAGCAATATGTGGCGTTACTTGGCACAGAAGATGTGAAACTGAACTTCACCGATGACGGTATTGCAGAGATTGCCCGCATGTCGGCGAACATCAATGAAAATGTGGAAAATATCGGCGCACGCCGTCTTCATACGGTGCTTGAACGTATCCTTGACGAGATTAGTTTCGAAGCAACAGATATGGCAGAAACCGAGATTACCATTAATGCAAAATACATCAAAGATCATATCGGTGATCTTGTGGATACAACCGACCTATCCAAATTTATTTTGTAA
- the hisA gene encoding 1-(5-phosphoribosyl)-5-[(5-phosphoribosylamino)methylideneamino]imidazole-4-carboxamide isomerase, which translates to MILFPAIDLKDGNCVRLYKGEMDQATVFNTDPGDQGRQFADAGCEWLHIVDLNGAFAGKPVNGDAVDSILANVNIPVQLGGGIRDLNTIEQWVTKGISRVILGTIALRDPSIVIEAAKEFPGKVAVGIDARNGMVAVEGWAETSDMSAIDLGKKFEDAGVCSIIYTDIDRDGTMEGLNVDSTIELANALSIPVIASGGVASIDDLKVLKAAAAKATGTIEGAISGKALYDGRLDIAEGIAFLKGEN; encoded by the coding sequence ATGATTTTATTCCCAGCCATCGACCTTAAAGACGGTAATTGTGTACGCCTTTATAAAGGTGAAATGGATCAGGCCACTGTGTTTAATACGGACCCGGGTGACCAAGGCCGCCAATTCGCGGATGCGGGTTGTGAATGGCTTCATATTGTGGATCTAAATGGCGCGTTCGCGGGTAAACCGGTAAATGGTGATGCGGTGGATAGTATTCTTGCAAACGTTAATATCCCGGTTCAGCTTGGTGGTGGTATTCGTGATTTAAATACCATTGAACAGTGGGTAACGAAAGGCATCAGCCGTGTGATCCTAGGCACGATTGCTTTACGTGATCCATCAATTGTCATTGAAGCCGCCAAAGAATTCCCGGGCAAGGTTGCTGTTGGTATTGATGCGCGTAATGGCATGGTAGCGGTTGAAGGTTGGGCGGAAACATCGGATATGTCCGCCATTGATCTTGGGAAAAAGTTTGAAGATGCGGGTGTTTGCAGCATCATTTATACGGATATCGACCGTGACGGAACCATGGAAGGTCTTAACGTGGATAGTACCATTGAACTGGCAAACGCATTAAGCATCCCTGTGATTGCATCGGGTGGTGTTGCATCCATTGATGACCTTAAGGTGTTAAAAGCGGCGGCAGCCAAGGCAACAGGAACGATTGAGGGTGCGATTTCCGGTAAAGCACTTTATGACGGACGTCTTGATATTGCCGAGGGCATCGCATTCCTGAAAGGTGAAAATTAA
- a CDS encoding GNAT family N-acetyltransferase, whose protein sequence is MSELEQENKGPRLSVDEVTELDNVDILELCEATRIAILAHEGFNWLTPPPEKTLESFWKGVFIIPERTLIIARMDGQIAGGCQLVQPPKNNEAGAFRGNLETFFLAPWARGHNLAKAMLQKAEDVAREKNCRTLECHMAADQHAAIAICEWIGMTRWGIKERYAMINDKFVPGYYYSKDLD, encoded by the coding sequence ATGTCCGAACTGGAACAGGAAAATAAAGGTCCGCGCCTTAGCGTTGATGAAGTCACCGAGCTCGATAACGTTGATATCTTAGAGCTTTGTGAAGCAACGCGTATTGCCATCCTTGCCCACGAAGGGTTTAATTGGTTAACGCCGCCACCGGAAAAGACATTAGAGAGTTTCTGGAAAGGGGTGTTTATCATCCCTGAACGTACGCTGATCATTGCGCGTATGGATGGTCAGATCGCAGGGGGATGTCAACTTGTGCAGCCGCCAAAAAATAACGAGGCGGGCGCATTTCGCGGCAACCTTGAAACATTTTTCCTGGCGCCGTGGGCCCGCGGCCATAACCTTGCAAAAGCCATGCTGCAAAAAGCAGAAGATGTCGCGCGTGAGAAAAACTGCCGCACACTTGAATGTCATATGGCTGCCGATCAACATGCGGCGATTGCCATTTGTGAATGGATCGGCATGACCCGTTGGGGGATCAAGGAACGTTATGCCATGATCAACGATAAATTTGTCCCCGGTTATTATTACTCAAAAGATTTGGATTAA
- the hslV gene encoding ATP-dependent protease subunit HslV, translating to MSEQPKGWRGTTILSVRKGDKVVIVGDGQVSLGNTVIKANARKVRKIGDGNVIAGFAGSTADAFALFERLEEKLERYNGQLTRACVEMAKDWRTDRYLRKLEAMMAVVDKDVSLILTGNGDVLEPADGIIAIGSGGNFALAAAKALMDQDLDAEEIGRRSLGIAADICVYTNDNLTVETLDTK from the coding sequence ATGAGCGAACAACCAAAAGGATGGCGCGGCACGACGATACTCAGCGTGCGAAAAGGTGACAAAGTTGTCATCGTTGGCGATGGCCAAGTGTCACTTGGAAATACTGTAATTAAAGCAAACGCAAGAAAAGTGCGTAAAATCGGTGATGGAAACGTTATCGCCGGCTTTGCCGGGTCAACGGCCGATGCCTTTGCATTATTTGAAAGACTTGAAGAAAAACTTGAAAGATATAACGGCCAATTAACACGTGCTTGTGTTGAAATGGCAAAAGATTGGCGTACCGATAGATACCTAAGAAAACTGGAAGCCATGATGGCCGTGGTTGATAAAGATGTATCGCTTATTCTTACCGGTAATGGTGATGTACTTGAACCAGCTGACGGCATTATTGCCATTGGCTCTGGTGGTAATTTCGCCCTCGCCGCAGCGAAAGCATTAATGGATCAGGATTTGGACGCAGAAGAAATTGGCAGACGTTCACTTGGTATCGCCGCTGACATCTGCGTATATACCAATGACAATCTTACCGTTGAAACATTAGACACTAAATAA
- the hisF gene encoding imidazole glycerol phosphate synthase subunit HisF → MLKSRIIPCLDVKDGRVVKGVNFVGLRDAGDPVEQAKIYDEAGADELCFLDITASSDNRGIILDVVRQTAEQCFMPLTVGGGVRTEEDVRNLLLAGADKVSVMTAAVKRPELVRELAEKFGSQCIVVAIDAKSVGPDKYEVFTHGGRTPTGIDAVEYAKQVAEYGAGEILLTSMDRDGTKSGFNIELTRAIADSVSIPVIASGGVGNLEHMVEGIRDGHATAVLAASIFHFGEYTISECKEYMANAGLNVRI, encoded by the coding sequence ATGCTTAAATCCCGAATTATTCCTTGTCTGGATGTTAAAGATGGCCGTGTTGTAAAGGGCGTAAACTTTGTTGGCCTTCGTGATGCGGGCGATCCGGTCGAACAAGCCAAAATTTATGATGAAGCTGGTGCAGACGAACTTTGTTTCCTTGATATCACCGCTTCAAGCGATAATCGTGGTATCATTTTGGATGTGGTTCGTCAGACGGCGGAACAATGTTTTATGCCGTTAACCGTAGGCGGTGGCGTCAGAACAGAAGAAGACGTTAGAAACTTATTGCTGGCTGGTGCGGATAAAGTATCCGTTATGACAGCGGCGGTGAAACGCCCTGAACTGGTTCGTGAGCTTGCGGAAAAATTTGGGTCACAATGTATTGTGGTTGCCATCGATGCAAAATCGGTTGGCCCTGATAAATACGAAGTTTTCACCCATGGTGGTAGAACACCAACAGGCATTGATGCAGTGGAATATGCGAAACAAGTTGCCGAATATGGCGCAGGTGAAATTTTGCTTACCTCCATGGACCGTGACGGCACCAAAAGCGGTTTTAACATTGAACTGACCCGTGCCATCGCCGACAGTGTTTCAATTCCAGTGATTGCATCGGGGGGTGTCGGAAATCTGGAACATATGGTAGAAGGGATCAGGGATGGGCACGCGACGGCGGTGCTTGCTGCATCCATTTTTCATTTCGGTGAATATACTATTTCCGAATGTAAAGAATATATGGCAAATGCCGGCCTTAATGTAAGGATCTGA
- a CDS encoding adenosine kinase, translating to MKYDVLGIGNAIVDILTHVDDDKLSEIDVPKGSMQLVDEVRSNSIYKKLGQCIECSGGSAANTIASLASLGCDTAFIGKVKRDQLGAVFKHDLKAIGTTFNSAPSMDGPSTAHSLVLVTPDAERTMCTYLGACVNLTEDDIDEDMVKQSKIIYLEGYLWDPEEAKKAFRKAIKIAHDAGNKVALSLSDSFCVDRHHAEFVELVKNDVDILFGNEEEIKILYGTDDLAEAAAKLQEDVEIGVITCSAKGCIVTDSNGVGHIQGRNAARLVDTTGAGDNFAAGFLYGLTKGKSLGECGALGNLVASEVITHMGARPDIDLKRFIAENA from the coding sequence ATGAAGTATGATGTTCTTGGCATTGGGAATGCCATCGTAGATATCCTGACACATGTTGATGATGATAAATTATCCGAAATTGATGTTCCAAAAGGAAGCATGCAACTGGTTGACGAGGTTAGGTCAAATTCGATTTATAAAAAGCTTGGTCAATGTATTGAATGTTCAGGTGGTTCTGCGGCAAATACCATTGCCAGCTTAGCGTCCCTTGGATGCGATACAGCCTTTATCGGTAAGGTGAAACGTGATCAGCTTGGTGCCGTTTTCAAACATGACCTTAAAGCGATTGGCACAACATTTAATAGTGCCCCATCAATGGACGGGCCATCAACTGCACACAGTCTTGTTTTGGTGACACCAGATGCGGAACGTACCATGTGCACTTACCTTGGTGCTTGTGTGAACCTAACCGAAGATGACATTGACGAAGACATGGTGAAACAATCAAAAATCATCTATCTGGAAGGATATCTTTGGGATCCGGAAGAAGCGAAAAAAGCTTTCAGAAAAGCCATTAAAATCGCACATGACGCCGGCAACAAAGTGGCACTTAGCCTTTCTGACAGTTTCTGCGTTGATCGTCATCATGCAGAGTTTGTAGAGCTTGTGAAAAATGATGTTGATATTCTTTTCGGCAACGAAGAAGAAATTAAAATCCTTTATGGCACAGATGATCTGGCTGAGGCCGCCGCAAAATTACAAGAAGATGTCGAAATTGGTGTGATTACATGCAGCGCCAAAGGTTGCATCGTAACAGACAGCAACGGTGTTGGTCATATCCAAGGACGAAACGCGGCCCGCCTTGTGGACACAACGGGCGCTGGCGATAACTTTGCTGCCGGTTTCCTATACGGATTGACGAAGGGGAAATCTCTTGGTGAATGTGGTGCGCTCGGTAATCTTGTCGCAAGCGAAGTGATCACCCATATGGGTGCACGACCGGATATTGATCTAAAAAGATTTATTGCTGAAAATGCTTAA